The Euphorbia lathyris chromosome 4, ddEupLath1.1, whole genome shotgun sequence genomic interval TAATCCACTAAATTtggttaaccactaatcggttaaccaattatttcagtcggttaactttttatttcggtttctaaccattagtaaataaaaataaaaataataagagaattctaatttttattgtgagcgCGGAATAGTGGGTCAGTGacgagttgaagagattaacaACAGAGAGAGATGTGCGTGCATTGTGTCTGTGTGGACTATAGACTATGGATTGGACACAACGACACTTTTTTGTTTACTCCATTTTCATCTTatgtttgtcttttcatattaaaaatgagagttttaccTATTTGGTTGGGAACTACTGTTTGtcttttatacatgaaaaatagctttttccaaAAGCAAAAAATCTGTGCTTTTCCAACAACAACAAGAAATTCCAACAACAACAAGAAACAGAAAATTGTAACAACAGACAATAAACAACAGGTAAATCAAATGCCCTTAATTTCCTCCTTACAACAACTCTTTACAATATCAAATTACCGTGTTTATTTTTTGGactaaaattattatttgtCGTGCTTTATCAACTAAGCCCTATTCAGGTATATTAATTTCACTAATTATCTAATTTGTGATAAATTGGTAAAATGAGTTGAGCTTTCATCGAAAATAATTAGTGtttcttattaatttttttattaccgACATTGTATTTATTCTAAATGGGATAATATACAATTATatacaaatacaaataaatatatattttagatgtttttaacatttaattgaTATTCGGTCGGTCTCGGTTAACCGTGGTTTTTGAAATATAAaaaccgtaaccgtaaccattaaccactatttttaaaattaaaaaccgtacactggtccatcggtttcggttaaccttattttcggttCAGTCtcggtttggtttttcggttttgtGGATTTTTGTATGCACCACTACAAAATACGATATTTATGTatctaaactttacactttactACCATTGAACAATTTAAAATGATTCAAAATGAACAAGTCTAagaaattaaagttatttagaacCACATTTCTCATAAAACAATCATGTTTTATTTGCAAATCAACTGTTTTTAAATAATAACCATCATGTTCTCTTTTAACCAAAAAACACACGTCAAAgctaaaaaattgaagaattaaaattgttaagAATGTCTATAATGAATGGTTACATGGTATTCAACCATAAAATAAAGTAGAAAGTTTAGAGGGTATGATATTCGATTTTGAAATTGAAGTGTTATATATAAAAGTAAGGATAAAGTTGAAGGATGTTGAATGTAAATGTCCTGAATTGTTTGAAGAGAAAATCTAATTGAACAGCATGTATGTATATAGTAATATATTAAGAAGAGAGATTGAATAAAATCCGTGTAAGAAGTTGGTGAAAGTATGACGTAGCGTGTAACTTGAAtttagaagagagagagagagatagaaaaaGACAAAGGAAAGTAAGTAGGACCCAGAAAAGGAAGTCCAAATGTGGGAAAAGAATCATGCAGCAACACTCTAATTAGTAAACAGAGCCATGCAAAGTTGCCGTTTACAGCCCCTCTATCTCTTGCCATTTGTATCAAAGTTAAATAAAACGCTTCtgatttctttctttctttctttaaaacCCCTCTCTCTATCCCTATTTATAGCAACCCCAAATAAGGCCTTCTTctttatctctctctctctctatctctatcTCTTCCTTTCCAGAACGGAAGAAACAAAGCTGTAGAGAGAGATTGAAATTGAAAAGGATCTTGAGGAAATGGGGAGAGGTAAGATTGAGATCAAAAGGATTGAAAATGCAAACAGCAGGCAAGTCACATTCTCAAAAAGAAGAGCCGGATTGCTTAAAAAGGCCCGTGAACTTGCAATTCTTTGCGATTCTGAAGTTGCGGTTATTATCTTCTCCAACACTGGCAAGCTCTTTGAGTTCTCCAGTTCCGGGTAGGGTATTCTCGTCAATTCCTTTCTTTCTGTCATTATGCACAACTAATTTCtgggttttttctttttttcgaaTATCATTGCATGTGCTTTCTTTTTTATTGAATATCCCTTTGTATCAAATTCAATTGGGGTTTTAGGCTCATTCtgccttttttcttttattcataTACATATTTGAATTTCTTGATTATTTTATTAgaagctctctctctctctctctctgctaTAGATGTTCTGTTTTTGTTTGACTTTGATGCAAGCAAGCAAGCATGAGAGTTGATTCATTTTTATTCTGCTGAGATTTGTGGCAATGAATGAATTTGATCATTAAGGCATTAATTGCAGGATGAAGAGAACACTTGCAAGATACAACAAGTGCCTAGATTCCCCAGAGCCTCCTCCTagaatagaatgcaactcagaGGTTTTTACCATTAACACGTACCATGGAATTATATATGTGCTTACTTTGACTAATTGAATGATTTTTCTCCAGAAACAGAAACAGGAATCCAAGGAGGTGGATGTTCTAAAAGAGGAAATTGCAAAGCTTCAAGTGAAACAGTTGTAAGTGTTGTTGCATTTTTTAGTATTTGTGCCAAGACCATACCTCTCATCTCATTCTTTTCTGCAATAGGCGGCTTTTGGGCAAGGACCTCACTGGCTTGAGCTTCAAAGACCTGCAACATCTAGAGCAACAACTAAGTGAAGGATTATTCTGTGTCAAAGAGAAAAAGgtcttttttcattttattcatcatACTTAGCTACTTTCTCCTCCTTCGAGTTAATAGGTGTTTGTTTTATCCTTTCAGGACCAACTACTCCTACAACAACTTGAGCATTCAAGAGCACAGGTAATTAATTcaactttacatgtttttattatttttcagccAAGATTAATAGACTAACTTCTTATTAGGATTTTCAGCCAAATATTACTTTTTTCCctataaatttgtctcaattGGATGTATTGTTACAGGAACAACGGGCTATGCTGGAGAATGAAACTTTGCGCAAACAGGTGAGCAATCCGGATGCAAACTTCCTAACATTTCGTTAGAGCAATTAATGTATAATACAAATTTGTATGTAGGTTGAGGAACTTCGAGGTTTGTTTCCACCAAGATCAAGATCAAGTGATCATTCAGTCCCAACTTATCTCGAGTACTATTCTATAGACAGGAAGCGTTCTCTCTTGAACAATGGCTCTGCAAGTCCCGACATGGAGAAAGGGGACGATTCAGACACTACATTGCATTTAGGGTACACCCTTCATTTGAATTTCATATCTTGTTGATTTGACATTGACATTGTTGCTAAAATCAAAGTATGATCAGGTTACCCACAGAGGCATACCGGAAGAGGAAGGCGCCCGAGGGAGAAAGCCATAGCCATTCCAATGATTCAGAGAGCCAACCTCAAATAGAAACAACACAAGTGAATGGTAGGAGTTGGTTTAGCAGTTAGTTAATCAAAGTGTGGTGTGGGATTAGCTTAAGCTAAAGAAAATCAGCAATAGATATGTTTTCAATTTAGAGAGACTTTATTTTTCTCCTGCTTTGCTTGTATGAGAGTAGTTTAATGTTGTCCTTGAGAGACCAAAAACAGCAGTTTTTTTTGCAGCTTCTTTTACTGCCTAAACATCAACAAATACTATACATTATAGCTTTTACAAATGATCCTAAAACTGAACTACACAGAAATTATTTATTTCCTAAACCGAATACCGCTGAGTAATTCATTTCTTCCGGCTAGTACTTGTGAGAAGACACGGTCCACTTGCTTTCCTATGTCATTCAACTGCTTTTCAAATTCCTCCAATTTCATCTCTATCTCTATCgcttctccgcaggcattcgaTAACTCTTTCAGCTCTTTAACCTCCTTCAAGGAACACCCTTTCTTCAATAAAATTTCACCAacccttaaatccaaattcaccAAAGCAGGACTTGATAGTTCCCCTTCTGATTTCCTCATCTGTGTGTATATTTCTTCATCCCCGGACAAAATAGCCAATACAACTCTACATACCCATAGTCCGATGCTTCTTAATTCAATCAAAGCTTGGACAATCACCGATTCCTTATCTGAGCAACATCTTTCTTTCTCCCCTTGTTTCCGATCAATCTCCTTCCTGGGAGAGTTGAACGCAATCGCCTTCATTTTCTCCACCGCTGAACAAGGGGAAGTCTGGAGGAGGCTCAAAGCATGTAGCATAGAGAGGCGAACGTGACTGAGGTGAGAAATGGAAGCGGTGATGGAATTGAAAAGATCCAACAAGTCTAAAGTGTAGTTGAGATAATCTTCCATGGATCTGGCCTGCCAATTCGTCATACGATAATCAATGTCGACAACTAGCTTTGCGAAAGCTTTGTTAGCGACAGGTAGAAGCTGAAAACATTGATGAATCCAAGAAATTTCAAATCCAGGTTTGAGATTGCAAATCAATTGGGTTATGCAAGTTGAAACATCGGATCGGAAGGCCTGCAGTGAAGCCGGTAAGGCTTCTGGGCGGTGGtggtgatgatgatgatcaatTTTGGAGTAAAACTTGGTAAACCTATGAACCGAGAGTACCATTTAGAATTGAATAGGTGGTATGTGGaagtggaagaagaagaagaggttgGTTTTGATGAATCTAAGAAGTAGGTTGGGTTTTATACAAGTTTGAAAATTTGGTATTCtgatatgaatttgtttgataGCAGAACAGAAAGAATAGTCAAAAGATATTATCCGGAAAAGATTGCTTGAGTTGGAAATGAACACGCTATGGTGTCAAAGTGTTGAAAGGGAGACACTAGGCTTAGCTACACGCTTCTGCACACCAATTTGTCCACTTGGGTGGGTTTTTGCAACCAAATATCCAAAACGAAATATCGGGGAAACATAAGATATTATTACTTTCATTTACAACAACCTTTTcttaaataaattaatcatttcCTATCTTCTTAATCGCCTTCCTTTTAAACTAGGATAAGACCAAATTGAGCTCTATTTAAATAGTGGATTTTCTACGTTTAGCCTCTAACAAAGACGGAAATACCCTTTAGTTAACATTTCAAATTCTAAACTCAATTTCGGACAAAAAAGTATGGATAGGGGAGGGGCGGCAAAGAAAAGGAAGTCATGGTATGTAATTTTGACTCAAACTGTTGCCCTTTTTACGGGTTTTGAATTGAAATTTCTGTTTTTTAAAATTCGGTTTCGGAGCTTCGGACGTATGAGTATCATGCCTCACCAACATGTgaggcgtatgaacatcacgccctcACACTATCGACTGACTTTATCATCGGAGTGGGTTTGCCGGTCTCCGACCCTTTTTCTAATGGTTGTTGTGTTCTCAGGTGACCGGCGTCTTAATAAAAAAGTCAAGTTACAGAATTACGATAACAACGATAAATATAGGGATATGGGCAAtggtagaattttttttattcctatGGGGTAGAAGGCCAGAATGTAGTGTGCATGAACTGTGGAGAGAATGAAGACATCATCAACACTATTGACATATTTGGTTGTGATTCGCTACTCATTCATGTACTAAAAGGAACATTCTCAAGCATATATGGAAAAGTAAAAGAGGTTTCCTAGAGTACTTGATAGAGGGAAGAATTGCTAATTATAACCTAAAAAATGAGACCCTAATCTTAGTAGAGACAAGGTTGTTGATTAGAGTCTCATAAAGGATATTAGCCATCGGGATGGTAGTTGTGGATGGACAAACTATTTGGTAATTTCTAATTCCTCTGACCAATCTCGAGGTTATCTTTGAAAAGAGCACTGTTAGATCAATAATTGTCTTAGAAGAACTTGTTCATCTATCTCTCCCATTGGTGGAGTGTTTCCCATAACTCCATACGAGGAGGAAGCAATAGTATTTCCTTGAGGCCTGATTTAGACGGCAATGCTCCTTATCACGATGTGAGAGGCAGGGTGATATGAGTGTCATCGACATTTATAGGTGGAAGCCCTAAGGACATGGTAGTGGTCGCACTAGCTGTTGTGTTCACAACTCCATTATTGACGTTTGAAAGTACCCATGATGATTATCTCACACCCACGCTCACTACACCAATGTTAACCCAACAATATAAATTATGCTTATTAGAGAATCCGAATATATGAGAGAAAAGAATCTCAAGTGTGTTCGTTCCTCGACTAGTTAACATCGGCAACCAAACGTGCAAGTGTTCCATCTTTCTTGTATATATTCTGCAAAACAATGTTTGACCCGATCTTTAGCGAATGATACTGTAACGCTCAAGTCAGTTTGATatggagagagagaaagtaaatagAGAGAGTTCTGTGTGAGAGTGATATTATGTTGTTTGT includes:
- the LOC136226465 gene encoding agamous-like MADS-box protein AGL15 isoform X2; its protein translation is MGRGKIEIKRIENANSRQVTFSKRRAGLLKKARELAILCDSEVAVIIFSNTGKLFEFSSSGMKRTLARYNKCLDSPEPPPRIECNSEKQESKEVDVLKEEIAKLQVKQLRLLGKDLTGLSFKDLQHLEQQLSEGLFCVKEKKDQLLLQQLEHSRAQEQRAMLENETLRKQVEELRGLFPPRSRSSDHSVPTYLEYYSIDRKRSLLNNGSASPDMEKGDDSDTTLHLGLPTEAYRKRKAPEGESHSHSNDSESQPQIETTQVNGRSWFSS
- the LOC136226464 gene encoding protein BPS1, chloroplastic-like, with the translated sequence MVLSVHRFTKFYSKIDHHHHHHRPEALPASLQAFRSDVSTCITQLICNLKPGFEISWIHQCFQLLPVANKAFAKLVVDIDYRMTNWQARSMEDYLNYTLDLLDLFNSITASISHLSHVRLSMLHALSLLQTSPCSAVEKMKAIAFNSPRKEIDRKQGEKERCCSDKESVIVQALIELRSIGLWVCRVVLAILSGDEEIYTQMRKSEGELSSPALVNLDLRVGEILLKKGCSLKEVKELKELSNACGEAIEIEMKLEEFEKQLNDIGKQVDRVFSQVLAGRNELLSGIRFRK
- the LOC136226465 gene encoding agamous-like MADS-box protein AGL15 isoform X1, producing the protein MGRGKIEIKRIENANSRQVTFSKRRAGLLKKARELAILCDSEVAVIIFSNTGKLFEFSSSGMKRTLARYNKCLDSPEPPPRIECNSEKQKQESKEVDVLKEEIAKLQVKQLRLLGKDLTGLSFKDLQHLEQQLSEGLFCVKEKKDQLLLQQLEHSRAQEQRAMLENETLRKQVEELRGLFPPRSRSSDHSVPTYLEYYSIDRKRSLLNNGSASPDMEKGDDSDTTLHLGLPTEAYRKRKAPEGESHSHSNDSESQPQIETTQVNGRSWFSS